A genome region from Mycobacterium florentinum includes the following:
- a CDS encoding WS/DGAT/MGAT family O-acyltransferase, producing MERLSGLDAFFLYLETPTQPLNVCCVLELDTSTMPGGYSYGAFRSALAKSVAAVPEFRMKLADNQLNVDHPVWVDDEDFQLERHVQHVGVPAPGGRREVAEICGYVAGLPLDRDRPLWEMWVLQGGVNSDAVVMMLKVHHALVDGVAGANLLAHLCSLAPDAPAPKAVGGAGGGNPLQIAVSGLMGFARRPLRLATVVPATILTLAQTVLRARDGRTMAAPFSAPSSPLNGSVTRYRNIAYTQLDMRDVKRVKARFGVTVNDVVVALCAGVLRRFLLERGELPENPLVATVPVSVHGKSDRPGRNQTTWMFCRVESQISDPAERIRTIAAGNSAAKEHTAALGPTLLHDWTQFGGPTMFGAAMRLLPHIPINRSAYNLILSNVPGPRDQLYFLGCRVAAMYPLGPIIGDAGLNITVMSLNGELGVGLIGCPDLLPDLWGMADAFPDALKELLECDDIPSDDSYPPDA from the coding sequence ATGGAACGACTGAGCGGGCTTGACGCGTTTTTTCTCTACTTGGAGACGCCGACACAACCACTGAACGTGTGCTGTGTTTTGGAGCTGGACACGTCGACGATGCCGGGAGGGTACAGCTACGGTGCGTTCCGGTCCGCGCTGGCAAAAAGCGTTGCGGCGGTGCCTGAATTCCGGATGAAGCTCGCCGACAACCAGTTGAACGTGGACCACCCGGTGTGGGTGGACGACGAGGACTTCCAATTGGAACGGCATGTGCAGCACGTCGGTGTGCCGGCGCCCGGGGGGCGCCGCGAGGTGGCCGAGATCTGTGGGTACGTCGCCGGGCTGCCGCTGGACCGTGATCGACCGCTCTGGGAGATGTGGGTGCTGCAGGGCGGTGTCAACAGCGACGCGGTTGTGATGATGCTCAAGGTTCACCACGCGCTCGTCGACGGCGTCGCGGGTGCCAACCTGCTGGCCCATTTGTGCAGCTTGGCGCCCGACGCGCCGGCACCGAAGGCGGTCGGCGGCGCGGGTGGCGGTAATCCGCTCCAGATCGCGGTGAGCGGTCTGATGGGATTTGCCCGTCGTCCGTTGCGGCTGGCGACGGTGGTGCCCGCGACGATCCTGACGTTGGCGCAGACGGTGCTGCGGGCGCGTGATGGCCGCACGATGGCCGCGCCGTTCTCGGCCCCGTCGTCCCCGCTCAATGGCTCGGTCACGCGCTACCGCAACATCGCCTACACGCAGCTGGATATGCGCGACGTCAAGCGAGTCAAGGCCCGCTTCGGGGTGACCGTCAACGACGTGGTCGTGGCATTGTGCGCCGGCGTGCTACGACGCTTCCTGCTGGAGCGCGGCGAGCTCCCCGAGAACCCGCTGGTGGCCACCGTGCCGGTGTCGGTGCACGGCAAGTCCGACCGCCCCGGGCGCAACCAGACCACCTGGATGTTCTGCCGGGTTGAAAGCCAAATCAGCGATCCGGCCGAACGTATCCGCACCATCGCCGCCGGAAACAGTGCCGCTAAAGAGCACACGGCTGCCTTGGGCCCCACCCTGCTGCACGACTGGACACAGTTCGGCGGCCCGACCATGTTCGGCGCGGCGATGCGGTTGCTGCCGCACATCCCGATCAACCGCAGCGCTTACAACCTCATCCTGTCGAATGTGCCGGGCCCGCGGGATCAGCTGTATTTCCTGGGCTGCCGCGTCGCCGCGATGTACCCGCTCGGGCCGATCATCGGCGACGCCGGACTCAACATCACCGTGATGTCGCTCAACGGAGAACTCGGCGTCGGCCTCATCGGCTGCCCGGATCTGCTGCCCGACCTGTGGGGCATGGCCGACGCGTTCCCCGATGCGCTCAAAGAGCTGCTCGAGTGCGATGACATTCCCTCCGACGACAGCTACCCGCCGGACGCGTGA
- a CDS encoding ABC transporter ATP-binding protein has translation MTIELCDVVREYQIGGQTVRALDDISLRLEGGQFVSMVGPSGAGKSTLLHLLGALDSPDSGSIEFDGDEIGRLNDQQQSQFRHHRVGFIFQFFNLLPTLSAWENVAVPKLLDGVRLGKAKPDAIRLLERVGLGHRTEHRPAELSGGQMQRVAVARALMMDPPLILADEPTGNLDSTTGASILTLLADVAHEAGRGRLVVMVTHNPEAAEATDRVIMLQDGRIVSNERSAVLV, from the coding sequence CTGACCATCGAGTTGTGTGATGTGGTGCGCGAATACCAGATTGGCGGACAAACCGTTCGTGCCCTCGACGACATCAGCCTGCGCCTCGAGGGCGGGCAATTCGTCTCGATGGTCGGGCCTTCCGGTGCCGGCAAGAGCACGTTGCTGCATTTGCTCGGCGCGCTGGACTCCCCCGATTCCGGGTCGATCGAATTCGACGGGGACGAGATCGGCCGACTCAACGACCAACAGCAGTCACAGTTTCGCCATCACCGCGTCGGCTTCATCTTCCAGTTTTTCAACCTCCTACCGACCCTGTCCGCGTGGGAGAACGTCGCAGTACCCAAGCTGCTCGACGGCGTGCGCCTCGGCAAGGCCAAACCCGACGCGATTCGGCTGCTGGAGCGGGTGGGCCTCGGACACCGGACCGAGCACCGGCCGGCGGAGCTCTCGGGCGGCCAGATGCAGCGCGTCGCGGTGGCGCGGGCGCTGATGATGGACCCACCGTTGATCCTCGCCGACGAACCCACCGGAAACCTCGACTCCACCACGGGCGCTTCGATACTGACGCTGCTCGCCGACGTCGCGCACGAAGCCGGGCGCGGCCGCCTGGTGGTGATGGTGACCCACAACCCCGAAGCCGCGGAGGCAACCGACCGGGTGATCATGCTGCAGGACGGCCGGATCGTTTCCAACGAACGATCGGCGGTCCTGGTGTGA
- a CDS encoding ABC transporter permease: MRPGSAISATASRLRVFSLRELAVHRRRTFASIAVMAVSAMYLVAVFGIFGSITGSVNRLSDGIAGVASLEVSGITDAGFPDAIAADVAAVPGVATAAPMIRTSVSTSSGPVLLFGADDRLAALGGALKDALKNGAPEQKTGAPDQPANPPGPANGVRVGPGVGHGKGETFQLGSDSVTVTEVLAGKEVAALNGGHYVLAPLALAQNVTGRQGQLDSILITIKPGADLGQVRSAVNAAVNGRAIVADPSMRATRAGDGVKLMNYMALMGAMVALMVGAFLIYTTMTMAITQRRPVISMLRAIGGRRAVIVRDMLAEAAILGVIGGGIGSAIGILMGRLAIGRLPPAMTQGLEARIEYWLPGYAIPVAIVTTALTSVVASAMAARQVYKVAPIEALAPVGVSAADRVPRWLRVACGVGATTVFAVSIAVVITQRGILAFIAMSAVFSAEIALGFALTMPIVNAAAATARIFGTVGALAAATIERAPRRVWATVMTVVIAVITTVTITGTNNDMIRSARGIFAPVVDTPVWVSANPPDTYPTDALPQGLSDKLAAVPGVAHVTEGAYGFAEVGGTRVMLDGFSAGTADPLYRALDRQVRDDVLAGRGVVLSQNLGKTLHVRVGDQLRIQTPHGVRQAPVLALVPYFSTVIGTLGLSLDQLRAWFDRPVATTLQIAAAPGVDPRRLLSDIRAAVPAPNYVYDGNAELAGLEAPMHQSMFIANAVWIIVVLVAAVALLNTLTLSVLERRREIGVLRAMGSSRRFTLRMVLAEAAGIGFVGGILGLAFGCADQWLFSLVSGDMMNFHVTFHPSWMALAFTLGALAISLLGSVPPARRAARLNIIEAVGIE; the protein is encoded by the coding sequence GTGAGACCGGGTTCCGCGATCAGCGCCACCGCAAGCCGGCTACGTGTGTTCAGCCTGCGTGAACTCGCCGTGCACCGGCGGCGCACGTTCGCCTCGATCGCGGTAATGGCCGTCTCCGCAATGTATTTGGTGGCGGTATTCGGTATCTTCGGCTCGATCACCGGTTCGGTCAATCGCCTCAGCGATGGGATCGCCGGCGTCGCCTCGCTCGAGGTCTCCGGGATCACCGACGCGGGATTTCCCGACGCGATCGCCGCCGACGTCGCCGCGGTTCCCGGGGTGGCGACCGCCGCGCCGATGATCCGGACATCGGTGTCCACCTCGTCGGGGCCGGTGTTGCTGTTCGGTGCCGACGATCGGCTTGCGGCGTTGGGCGGTGCGCTCAAGGACGCGTTGAAAAACGGTGCGCCAGAGCAGAAAACCGGTGCACCGGATCAACCCGCGAATCCACCTGGACCCGCGAACGGGGTCCGGGTCGGTCCGGGAGTCGGTCATGGCAAGGGAGAGACGTTCCAGCTCGGCTCGGATTCGGTCACGGTGACCGAGGTGCTCGCCGGCAAGGAGGTTGCGGCGCTCAACGGCGGGCACTATGTCCTCGCGCCACTTGCGTTGGCGCAGAACGTCACCGGACGCCAAGGCCAGCTCGACTCGATCCTGATCACGATCAAGCCCGGCGCCGATCTGGGGCAGGTTCGCTCCGCGGTGAACGCAGCGGTCAATGGCCGCGCCATCGTCGCCGACCCGAGTATGAGGGCGACTCGAGCCGGCGACGGTGTCAAGCTGATGAACTACATGGCCCTGATGGGCGCGATGGTCGCGTTGATGGTCGGCGCCTTCTTGATCTACACCACCATGACCATGGCGATCACCCAGCGCCGGCCGGTCATCTCGATGCTGCGCGCGATCGGCGGCCGGCGCGCCGTCATCGTCCGCGACATGCTCGCGGAGGCGGCGATCCTCGGGGTGATCGGCGGCGGGATCGGCTCGGCAATCGGAATCCTGATGGGCCGCCTCGCAATTGGCCGATTGCCACCGGCCATGACGCAAGGCCTCGAAGCCCGCATCGAATACTGGCTACCCGGCTACGCGATACCGGTAGCGATCGTCACGACCGCGCTGACCAGCGTGGTGGCCTCGGCGATGGCCGCACGGCAGGTCTACAAGGTCGCACCGATCGAGGCGTTGGCGCCCGTCGGAGTGTCGGCGGCCGACCGCGTGCCGCGCTGGCTGCGGGTCGCGTGCGGTGTCGGGGCGACCACGGTCTTCGCGGTGTCCATCGCGGTCGTCATCACCCAGCGCGGCATCCTGGCGTTCATCGCGATGTCGGCCGTGTTCTCCGCGGAGATCGCGCTCGGCTTCGCACTCACCATGCCGATCGTCAACGCCGCGGCCGCCACCGCGCGAATATTCGGCACCGTCGGCGCCCTCGCCGCGGCGACCATTGAGCGCGCGCCGCGACGGGTCTGGGCGACGGTCATGACGGTGGTGATCGCGGTCATCACGACCGTCACGATCACCGGCACCAACAACGACATGATCCGGTCCGCGCGTGGCATCTTCGCGCCGGTGGTGGACACTCCGGTGTGGGTGAGCGCGAATCCGCCCGACACCTACCCCACTGACGCTCTGCCGCAAGGACTTTCCGACAAGCTGGCGGCCGTGCCGGGCGTCGCGCATGTCACCGAGGGGGCGTACGGGTTCGCCGAAGTGGGGGGCACGCGGGTGATGCTCGACGGGTTCTCCGCGGGGACTGCCGATCCGCTGTACCGGGCACTCGACCGGCAGGTGCGCGACGACGTGCTGGCCGGCCGCGGGGTGGTGCTCTCGCAGAATCTGGGTAAGACCCTGCACGTCCGGGTCGGCGACCAGCTCCGCATCCAAACGCCGCACGGCGTGCGGCAGGCGCCGGTGCTGGCCCTGGTCCCCTATTTTTCGACGGTCATCGGCACCCTGGGCTTGAGCCTGGACCAGCTGCGGGCGTGGTTCGACCGCCCGGTCGCGACGACGCTGCAGATCGCTGCGGCCCCCGGCGTGGATCCGCGTCGGTTACTGTCCGATATCCGTGCGGCGGTCCCGGCGCCGAACTACGTCTACGACGGCAACGCCGAGCTGGCCGGCCTCGAGGCGCCGATGCATCAGAGCATGTTCATCGCCAACGCCGTCTGGATCATCGTGGTGCTGGTGGCCGCGGTCGCGCTGCTCAACACGTTGACGCTGTCCGTGCTGGAACGGCGTCGCGAAATCGGGGTGCTGCGCGCGATGGGATCCAGCCGCCGGTTCACCCTGCGGATGGTGCTGGCCGAGGCGGCCGGAATCGGGTTTGTGGGCGGCATTTTGGGGCTGGCGTTCGGGTGCGCGGACCAGTGGCTGTTCAGTCTGGTCAGCGGCGACATGATGAATTTCCACGTCACCTTCCACCCCAGTTGGATGGCACTGGCGTTTACCCTCGGCGCTCTGGCAATCAGCCTGCTCGGCTCGGTCCCACCCGCCCGCCGCGCGGCCCGCTTGAACATTATCGAAGCGGTCGGCATCGAATAA
- a CDS encoding class I SAM-dependent methyltransferase — MTPGNPLFPYIYRFGQPVFDRLFYNRYRRDAIAHATGRLLMVGLGPGTDLKFVPPAVTSIAAVEPVAAFRQMASHLAFQHGIAADIVEGTGESIPFGDNSFDSVHIGLVLCSVDDVTATLAEIRRVLVPGGRLVVLEHVRGEGATGRMQDLVAKPWSWLAAGCEPNRRTVDSIAAAGFDTAGLRSIPRTPVPFPCKPHLQGFATLTE, encoded by the coding sequence ATAACGCCCGGTAATCCGTTATTTCCCTACATATATCGCTTCGGCCAGCCGGTTTTCGATCGCCTCTTCTATAACCGGTATCGCCGAGACGCGATCGCGCACGCGACCGGTCGGCTGCTGATGGTGGGTCTGGGACCGGGTACCGACCTGAAGTTCGTGCCGCCCGCGGTGACCTCGATCGCGGCGGTAGAGCCGGTGGCCGCGTTCCGCCAGATGGCGTCTCATCTGGCGTTTCAGCACGGGATCGCCGCCGACATCGTCGAAGGGACCGGCGAATCAATACCGTTCGGCGACAACAGCTTCGACTCGGTGCATATCGGGCTGGTGTTGTGCTCGGTCGACGACGTCACCGCGACGCTGGCGGAGATCCGGCGTGTCCTGGTGCCGGGTGGTCGGCTGGTCGTCCTCGAGCACGTCCGCGGTGAGGGCGCGACGGGCCGGATGCAGGACCTGGTCGCCAAGCCATGGTCTTGGCTAGCGGCCGGATGTGAACCGAACCGGCGAACCGTCGATTCCATTGCGGCCGCCGGATTCGATACCGCGGGATTGCGCAGCATCCCACGTACCCCGGTGCCGTTTCCGTGCAAACCTCATCTGCAGGGGTTTGCCACTCTCACCGAATAG
- a CDS encoding DUF4389 domain-containing protein codes for MRGDFDSPSRWLWLVKWCVLAVPHYPILILLYLVYPILTVVAGVAILFTGRYPRPIFDFNVGVLRWSWRVMNYRFPMNSTDKYPPFTLAARPDYPGELDVEYPEHLTNWAVLVKTWLLGAPQVLLCWALEPLLQLLCVIAAVALLCTGTIPQGMFDLLMGIVRWRYRVAVYVSLMRDEYPPFRMDLGSR; via the coding sequence GTGCGTGGCGATTTCGATTCCCCGTCACGCTGGCTTTGGCTCGTCAAGTGGTGTGTGCTGGCCGTGCCGCACTATCCCATCCTGATTCTTCTGTACCTGGTGTATCCGATCCTGACGGTCGTGGCCGGTGTCGCGATCCTATTCACCGGACGCTATCCGCGCCCGATCTTCGACTTCAACGTCGGCGTGCTGCGCTGGTCGTGGCGGGTGATGAACTACCGGTTCCCGATGAACAGCACCGACAAATACCCGCCCTTCACGCTCGCGGCCCGGCCCGATTATCCGGGCGAACTCGACGTCGAATATCCCGAGCACCTGACGAATTGGGCCGTTCTGGTGAAGACCTGGCTACTGGGGGCCCCGCAGGTATTGCTGTGCTGGGCGCTGGAGCCACTGCTACAGCTGCTCTGCGTGATCGCCGCCGTGGCGTTGTTGTGCACCGGGACCATCCCGCAGGGCATGTTCGATCTGCTGATGGGCATTGTGCGGTGGCGCTATCGGGTGGCGGTGTATGTATCGTTGATGCGTGACGAGTATCCGCCTTTTCGTATGGACCTAGGTAGTCGATAA
- a CDS encoding FAD-dependent oxidoreductase — protein MLVIGAGVSGISVARGLLRDGHDVTVFDQRADTRAGGGAITIWSNGETVLRQLGVDMEGAGQPLSSVRLRTSRGHRVATLDVNAMVKQLGAAVRMVPRRVLLERLLTDFPADRVRCNARAAQVITMSDGVAVGFEDGSVAEGDLLIGADGLHSVIRDLVGAPAAEPTGWCSWQGLVSLPELVDRETAHLIIGATGNTGVWPAGGSSVQWWFDLPWSRDFIRPRRPIEAIRSTFAGWSDPVDLVLAKLTDEDLAHSPYPHFRHPVPAPLSGGPVTLLGDAAHTMPPTFAQGTNQALLDTMVLGKTISGLDSGSSRAELSRALRSYEKTRRRQVSAVSRVASLQVAHRESVLRPAAWMSDRLHTSILTHFVRITSHPRIAAEIDRDLAKATPIRR, from the coding sequence GTGCTGGTGATAGGCGCGGGCGTCAGCGGAATTTCGGTTGCCCGGGGATTGCTCCGGGACGGCCACGATGTCACCGTCTTCGACCAACGCGCGGATACGCGAGCAGGCGGCGGTGCCATCACCATCTGGTCCAACGGCGAGACGGTATTGCGGCAGCTGGGCGTCGACATGGAGGGGGCGGGTCAACCACTGTCCAGCGTGCGCTTGCGTACGTCGAGGGGGCATCGGGTCGCCACGTTGGACGTGAACGCGATGGTGAAGCAACTGGGCGCGGCCGTTCGGATGGTTCCGCGCCGCGTCCTGCTGGAACGGTTGCTGACGGACTTCCCGGCCGATCGCGTCCGCTGCAACGCGCGCGCAGCTCAGGTAATCACGATGTCCGACGGCGTCGCGGTCGGGTTCGAGGACGGCAGCGTGGCCGAAGGCGACCTGTTGATCGGCGCCGACGGTCTGCATTCGGTGATCCGCGACCTGGTCGGTGCGCCGGCCGCCGAGCCGACCGGCTGGTGCAGTTGGCAGGGCCTGGTCAGCCTTCCCGAGCTCGTCGACCGGGAGACCGCTCATCTCATCATCGGCGCTACCGGAAACACCGGCGTTTGGCCGGCCGGCGGCTCATCCGTGCAGTGGTGGTTCGACTTGCCGTGGTCGCGCGATTTCATTCGGCCACGTCGCCCGATCGAAGCGATCCGATCGACCTTCGCCGGCTGGTCCGATCCGGTCGACCTGGTGCTCGCGAAGCTGACCGACGAAGATCTGGCCCATTCGCCCTATCCGCATTTCCGGCATCCGGTACCCGCACCGCTGAGTGGCGGGCCGGTGACCCTGCTCGGCGATGCCGCGCACACGATGCCGCCCACTTTCGCGCAGGGAACGAATCAGGCCCTGCTCGACACCATGGTGTTGGGCAAGACGATTTCGGGTCTCGACTCCGGCAGCAGCCGGGCCGAGCTGTCGCGTGCGCTGCGCTCATACGAGAAGACCCGGCGACGTCAGGTGAGCGCGGTATCCCGGGTGGCGTCACTGCAGGTCGCACATCGCGAGTCCGTGTTGCGGCCGGCGGCATGGATGTCGGATCGCTTGCATACCTCGATATTGACCCACTTCGTGCGGATAACCAGCCACCCGCGGATCGCGGCGGAGATCGATCGCGATCTCGCGAAAGCGACTCCGATCAGGCGGTGA
- a CDS encoding antibiotic biosynthesis monooxygenase, which yields MTAGARAITLFHPPSDPARYGQWVVGYLASARHSPGHVSARESVQGNRPLDWAVEVAFRDADLLDAWLDSAERQAVLREGEKQGWWRCASELILMQGEPPAANVGIFLHSVTPGKEAEFIATQSELTRSIVAFPGYEGTALFPSDSFGQQWMSVLRFRRADQLTDWMRSRERQDALPRLRGGLTRDFAELTRSAPFGSTIRVDDGQTRITPAWKTAMLVLLCLYPTVMLLSKSLSPALGKLGVSPSVSLFAGNVISIVALQWVLVPAVSRPFRRWLDPIDGASTAISAAGAATIAVAYGALLALFQLVG from the coding sequence ATGACTGCTGGCGCCCGCGCGATCACGCTGTTCCATCCGCCCTCTGATCCTGCGCGATACGGCCAGTGGGTGGTCGGCTATCTTGCTTCGGCTCGTCACTCTCCTGGACACGTAAGCGCGCGCGAATCGGTTCAAGGAAACCGGCCGCTCGATTGGGCCGTCGAAGTCGCCTTCCGCGATGCTGATCTGCTCGACGCCTGGTTGGACAGCGCTGAGCGCCAAGCCGTTCTGCGCGAAGGCGAGAAGCAGGGCTGGTGGCGCTGCGCATCCGAACTGATCCTGATGCAAGGTGAGCCCCCGGCCGCCAACGTCGGCATTTTCCTGCACAGCGTCACGCCCGGCAAAGAAGCTGAATTCATCGCCACCCAAAGCGAACTCACACGAAGCATCGTCGCATTTCCCGGATACGAAGGCACAGCGTTGTTTCCGTCCGATTCCTTCGGACAACAATGGATGTCGGTGCTGCGATTCCGACGGGCGGATCAGCTGACGGACTGGATGCGCTCGCGCGAGCGCCAAGACGCGCTGCCGCGGCTGCGCGGTGGATTGACCCGCGACTTCGCCGAATTGACCCGCAGCGCGCCGTTCGGGTCAACGATTCGAGTCGACGACGGGCAGACCAGGATCACGCCGGCATGGAAGACCGCGATGCTGGTGCTGCTCTGCCTCTACCCCACCGTGATGCTGCTGTCGAAATCGCTCTCGCCGGCGCTGGGCAAGCTTGGGGTGAGCCCGTCGGTGTCGTTGTTCGCCGGCAATGTGATCAGTATCGTTGCGCTGCAATGGGTCTTGGTCCCCGCCGTTTCACGGCCCTTTCGGCGCTGGCTAGACCCGATCGATGGGGCGTCGACGGCGATCTCTGCGGCGGGCGCGGCCACGATAGCGGTCGCCTATGGCGCGCTCCTCGCGCTTTTCCAGCTCGTGGGCTAG
- a CDS encoding SDR family NAD(P)-dependent oxidoreductase has translation MTSAQDLLAGRAAVVSGGSRGIGRAVVELLGDLGAGVVVNGRDGDAVTETVAAVEASGGRAVPVVGSADDEAVAAELVDTCRDTFGRFDVLINCAGIAEPPGSSILDITPEDFDRLMSAHVGTVFHTCRVAARAMVAQGHGTIVNTSSVAFLGDYGGTGYPAGKGAVNGLTVAIAAELKAKGVRANVVCPGARTRLSTGTEYEKHIEDLHRRGLLDDVTMQASLDSAPPAFVAPLYAYLASDLARDVTGQILVAAGGFVGRFDRPAPSLLGYRDHHDAAPWGIEDLHKMIGARG, from the coding sequence ATGACGAGCGCCCAGGATCTACTCGCCGGGCGCGCCGCGGTGGTCTCCGGCGGAAGCCGCGGCATCGGCCGCGCGGTCGTCGAGCTGCTGGGCGACCTCGGCGCCGGCGTGGTGGTCAACGGCCGCGACGGCGATGCCGTCACCGAGACCGTCGCGGCGGTCGAGGCATCGGGGGGCCGGGCCGTCCCGGTGGTCGGGTCCGCGGACGACGAGGCCGTCGCTGCCGAGTTGGTGGACACCTGCCGCGACACCTTCGGCCGATTCGACGTCCTGATCAATTGCGCCGGGATTGCCGAGCCGCCCGGCTCGTCGATCCTGGACATCACGCCGGAGGATTTCGATCGGCTGATGAGCGCCCACGTCGGCACGGTGTTTCACACCTGCCGGGTCGCCGCACGCGCGATGGTCGCGCAGGGACATGGGACGATCGTCAACACCAGTTCGGTGGCCTTTCTCGGCGACTACGGCGGCACCGGCTACCCCGCGGGTAAGGGCGCCGTCAACGGTTTGACGGTGGCCATCGCCGCGGAGCTCAAAGCCAAAGGCGTGCGGGCCAATGTGGTGTGCCCCGGCGCGCGAACACGGCTGTCGACCGGAACCGAGTACGAGAAGCACATCGAGGATTTGCACCGCCGCGGCTTGCTGGACGACGTGACCATGCAAGCGTCGCTGGATAGTGCGCCGCCCGCGTTTGTGGCCCCGCTCTACGCCTATCTCGCCAGCGACCTGGCGCGTGACGTGACGGGTCAGATCCTGGTTGCCGCAGGCGGATTCGTCGGCCGCTTCGATCGGCCGGCGCCGTCCCTGCTCGGTTATCGCGATCACCACGATGCCGCGCCGTGGGGTATCGAGGACCTGCACAAGATGATTGGTGCCCGCGGCTAG
- a CDS encoding SigB/SigF/SigG family RNA polymerase sigma factor, with protein MTEALAPPRPMRPASTHKDDSYDDVVDMFLTLSTMPAESHEYRRQRECIVSRCLPLADHVARHFARRGEGLDDLTQVARLGLMNAINRFDPEKGPSFIGFAIPTMMGEVRRHFRDYSWGMRVPRRLRELHVQIIRATADLAQKLGRAPTARELSQELGVRHDEIVECLVAGDAYQLESLDAPVGADNTGRTRLVADAVGGVDPQIDHITNREAVRTLIADLPVREREVLRMRFFESMTQSQIAERIGVSQMQVSRILANTLSSLRDQLE; from the coding sequence ATGACCGAAGCCCTCGCTCCGCCCCGGCCCATGCGGCCGGCCAGCACTCACAAAGACGATTCCTACGACGACGTCGTCGACATGTTCCTGACGCTGAGCACGATGCCCGCCGAATCGCACGAGTACCGCCGGCAGCGCGAATGCATCGTGAGCCGGTGCCTTCCGCTGGCCGACCACGTGGCTCGTCACTTCGCGCGACGTGGTGAGGGTTTGGACGACCTGACCCAGGTCGCACGCCTGGGCCTGATGAACGCCATCAACCGGTTCGACCCCGAAAAGGGCCCAAGTTTCATCGGGTTCGCGATTCCTACCATGATGGGCGAGGTTCGGCGCCACTTCCGCGATTACAGCTGGGGCATGCGGGTACCTCGCCGGCTGCGCGAGCTGCACGTCCAAATCATCAGGGCGACAGCGGATTTAGCACAGAAGCTGGGCAGGGCTCCAACCGCCCGCGAGCTGTCGCAGGAGCTGGGAGTCCGGCACGACGAGATCGTCGAATGCCTGGTGGCCGGCGATGCCTACCAGCTGGAATCCCTGGACGCACCCGTGGGCGCCGACAACACCGGGCGGACGCGGTTGGTCGCCGACGCGGTGGGTGGCGTCGACCCTCAAATCGACCACATCACCAACCGCGAAGCGGTGCGCACCCTGATAGCCGACCTCCCGGTGCGCGAGCGGGAGGTACTGCGTATGCGGTTCTTCGAGTCGATGACGCAGAGCCAGATCGCGGAGCGAATCGGCGTGTCACAGATGCAGGTGTCACGCATCCTGGCGAACACCTTGTCGTCCCTGCGCGACCAGCTGGAATAA
- a CDS encoding TetR/AcrR family transcriptional regulator produces MFTEAVKAERSARSDRSMGTREAILSAAEWLFAERGMYAVSNRQISEAAGQGNNAAACYHFGTRTELLRAIESKHREPIEELRAQMLDDIGDSTELRDWVSTLVRPLTDHLAALGTPSWYARFAAQAMADPTYHHVVTKDALMSPRLVQTIEGITRCLPDLPKRVRSERIVMVRNLLMHTCAEHEGALAEHGPRSRSSWPVAGEGLIDAIVGLWRAPVHVNAAGD; encoded by the coding sequence GTGTTCACTGAGGCGGTGAAAGCCGAGCGGAGCGCGCGCTCCGACAGATCGATGGGTACCCGAGAGGCGATCCTGTCGGCCGCCGAATGGTTGTTTGCCGAACGCGGAATGTATGCCGTGTCCAACCGGCAGATCAGCGAAGCGGCCGGGCAGGGCAACAATGCCGCGGCGTGCTACCACTTCGGCACCCGCACCGAATTGTTGCGCGCGATCGAGAGCAAGCACCGTGAGCCGATCGAGGAACTGCGTGCCCAGATGTTGGACGACATCGGCGATTCGACCGAGCTGCGCGACTGGGTGAGCACCCTGGTGCGGCCCCTCACCGATCACCTGGCCGCGCTGGGCACGCCCAGCTGGTACGCGCGTTTCGCCGCCCAGGCGATGGCCGACCCCACCTATCACCACGTCGTCACCAAAGACGCCCTCATGTCGCCGAGGCTGGTGCAGACGATCGAGGGCATCACTCGTTGCCTGCCCGACCTGCCTAAGCGAGTGCGCTCCGAACGGATCGTCATGGTCCGAAATCTGCTGATGCACACCTGCGCAGAGCACGAGGGCGCGCTCGCCGAGCACGGGCCGCGATCGCGGTCCAGTTGGCCGGTTGCCGGCGAGGGATTGATCGACGCAATCGTCGGATTGTGGCGCGCGCCGGTGCATGTGAATGCCGCGGGCGACTGA